The DNA region AGTCCTTCACCGACCTCCAGCACATCGGTGCCGCCGCCCTGCGCCACGACACCGTCGCCCGGTGCCTGCTGCGCATCAACAGCGCCACCGCCAGCGCCACCACCAGCATCCGGATGACCGGCACCCCCTCCCAGTTCGGCATCGACAGCGAAACCCTCGCCGACGCCGCCCCGGACCTCCTGGCCGTACCCGGCACCCGAGTCGTCGGCATGCACTTCTTCCCCCTCAGCAACGCCCGCGACGAGGACAGCCTGATCGGGGAGTTCCAGCACACCATCGAGACCGCGGCTCGCCTGGCCGCGGACCACGGCATCCCGCTGGAACTCCTCGACATAGGGGGAGGGTTCGCCCACCCCTACGGGGCCCCCGGCGACCGCCCCGTCTACCGGCAGCTGCGCGCGGCACTCACGGCCGCTCTCGACGCCCACCTCCCGCGCTGGCGGGAAGGAGCTCCGCAGATCGCCGTCGAGACCGGCCGCTACCAGGTCAGCGGCAGCGGAGCGCTGCTGAGCCGGGTCGTCAACACCAAGGTCAGCCGCGGCCGGAAGTTCGTCGTCCTCGACGCCGGGATCAACACCTTCGGCGGGATGTCCGGCCTCGGCCGGCTGCTGCCGGTGGCCGTGGAGCCCGAGAGCACCGGCGCCGCCGACGCCGTCGAACTCGACGATGTCGCCAGCCTCGCAGGACCCCTGTGCACCCCCGGCGACCTCCTCGGCCGGGAGATCCCCCTCCCACGGCTCGAACCCGGCGACCTCGTCACCGTTCCGAACGCCGGCGCCTACGGAGTCACCGCGAGCCTCCTGATGTTCCTCGGCAGACCCGCACCGGTCGAAGTGGTCGTCCAGGACGGCCGGGTCGTCTCCGCGTCCCGCCTGGAGCACCACCGCACACCCGCCACCCCCGCGTAGCCGCACTGCCTCGCGGCACCACCCGCACCACCCCGGGAACGCCCGATGCGGGCGTTCCCGCACTTTTCCCTGCGCCCCTTCTTCACCTGTGTCGTCGCCCGCCCTAGCGAGGAGTAAGCGAATGAGCGAGTCCGAGTACATCGTTCCTGAAACCGCCCCTGTTTCGGATGAGTCCGCGGACCCGCGATCGGCGCTGGCGCGGCAGCTGGAGGACCTGTCGCCCGCCGAACAGCAGCAGGCCGTCCTCGACCTCGTGCACCGGCACACCGTGGCCGCCCTCCGGGCCGTCGCACCGCTCACCCCCGACACGATCGACGTGCAACGGCCCTTCCTGGAACTCGGTTTCGACTCCCTCGCCGCCGTGGACCTGCACGCCCGGCTGGCCGACGAGAGCGGCCTGGAACTCCCGGTGACGATCGCCTTCGACTTCCCCACCCCGGCTCTCGTCGCCGAGCAGATCCGGCGCATCGCCTTCGGCCTCGGCCAGGAGACCCACATGCCCGTCGCCGCCGGCACGGCCGCGGACGACGAGCCGATCGCCATCGTCGGCATCGGCTGCCGCTTCCCCGGCGACATCAACTCCGCCGAGGACCTCTGGCAGCTCGTCATGGACGAGGGCGAGGTGCTCACGGAGTTCCCCGCCAACCGCGGCTGGGACGTCGAGGGCATCTACGACCCCG from Streptomyces sp. NBC_00258 includes:
- a CDS encoding type III PLP-dependent enzyme; this translates as MTRHEELAEQYGTPLYVYDLDRVTEARRDLRTALPDEVEVYYALKANPHPQVAGALRDDNGPECRAEISSVGELAAALTAGYRAADCLYTGPGKTDTELDEAIGKGVRTFSVESFTDLQHIGAAALRHDTVARCLLRINSATASATTSIRMTGTPSQFGIDSETLADAAPDLLAVPGTRVVGMHFFPLSNARDEDSLIGEFQHTIETAARLAADHGIPLELLDIGGGFAHPYGAPGDRPVYRQLRAALTAALDAHLPRWREGAPQIAVETGRYQVSGSGALLSRVVNTKVSRGRKFVVLDAGINTFGGMSGLGRLLPVAVEPESTGAADAVELDDVASLAGPLCTPGDLLGREIPLPRLEPGDLVTVPNAGAYGVTASLLMFLGRPAPVEVVVQDGRVVSASRLEHHRTPATPA